From the genome of Lysinibacter sp. HNR:
ATTTCCCCGCCCGGGACCAGGCTGTTCGGGCGCGGCTTGAACGGGAGTGTGAAAAGCAGGGACCCGAAGAGCTTTTTCGACGACTGGCTGACCGCGACCCGGTTGCTGCTGCCAACATAGGTTCACAAAATATTCGCCGTGTTATTAGGGCCCTTGAGGTTATAGAGATAACGGGTGCCCCCTTCAGCGCGGCGCTTCCTCAGGAACCGGTACCGTGGATGCCTCTCAACATCGTGGGGCTTCATGAGGATCGTGCCGTGCTCACCTCGCGCCTAGACAAGCGGGTGCTGGACATGTGGGATCAAGGCCTTTTGGAAGAGGTTGAGGGGCTTATCCCGGAGGGTATTGAACACGGAATAACAGCCAGCCGAGCAATTGGGTACGCGCAGGCCCTCGCCCAGCTACGTGGAGATGCAACAAGAGATGAGGCAATAGCCCTCACCCAGAGTCTGACCCGCAGGTACTCCCGTCGGCAGGTGAGCTGGTTTAAACGGTATCAGGACCTCAATTGGATTCACGCCTCCGATCCTCAGCGTCTAGAACGTGTCTTAGCGCACCCCCCCGATAGACTAAAGAGATGACCAGCATCAACTTTGTTAAAGGGCACGGAACGGGCAACGACTTTGTGCTGTTTGCCGACCCAGACGGAACCACCGAGCTTACCCCGCAGGAAATCGTGTGGCTCTGTGACCGTAACTTTGGTGTTGGTGCTGATGGTCTTATCCGTGTTGTGCGTTCGGAAAACATTATTGATGGGGCACAATCACTCGCCGAAGACGAAGCTGCGGAGTGGTTCATGGACTACTGGAATTCTGACGGTTCGCCCTCTGAGATGTGCGGCAACGGCGTGCGTGTCTTTGCCCATTTTCTACTTACCGAAGGCCTCGCTCATAACGAACCGGGGGAGACCCTAGTTGTGGGTACAAGAGCTGGAGTGAAGGATGTCCAACGCAATAGAAACGGATATCAGGTTGATATGGGGCGCTGGAAGCTCGACGGGGGAGAACCTCTGGTTCGGGCGCGCGACCTGGATGTGGCCAGGCCGGGCCTCGGAATCAACGTGGGCAATCCCCACGTGGTGGTGGCACTATCAAGTGTAGAAGAGCTTGAGAGGCTTGATCTCAGCTCCGCTCCGCAGCTCACGCCGGAGGTCCCCCACGGTGCAAACGTGGAGTTTGTGGTTCCGGGGGATCCTCCCGTTGCTGACGGTGTGGGTCAGGTGAGGATGCGTGTTCATGAGCGTGGCAGCGGGGAAACCCTCTCGTGTGGCACGGGAGCTGTTGCCGCTGCGCTTGCTGTCCGCCACTGGGCAGGAAAAAATGCCCCCCACCACTGGAGGGTGGATGTTCCCGGGGGGCGCGTCGCAGTACGGATGTTTCCCACCGAAGAGGGTGAACACGTTGCTCTCTCGGGTCCGGCGGAGCTGGTGTTCCGCGGAACGGTCACCCTTCCGTAGCGGGACTTTCCGTGTCCAGGATAAAGGGCGCAAGTTCCGCGGCAAATTCGGGTGAGGCCAGCGCGTGAACCCGGGTTCCTCCCTCGTCGTAGCTTGTTTCCAAAACACGGTGTGAGTCGTGCAGGGTAGTGATCAGGTCACCTCGGTCGAAGGGAATCAACGCGGTGAGTTCAACGGCAGGGTCGGGGAGCATGCTGTCGATCGTCTCGAGAAGAGTGTTTATGCCCTCGCCCGTGCGAGCCGATACAAATAGTGACTCTGGTTCGAGCCCGCGTAAAACGGTTATGTCATCCGTGTGAACCAGATCGCTCTTGTTAAACACAATAAGTTCCGGTACGTTTCTGGCCCCGGCCTCGCCTAAAACATTCCGAACCGTTGCAATCTGGCTGGCGGGGTCGGGATGCGACGCATCCACCACGTGCAGGATAAGGTCTGCGTCGCGCGCTTCCTCGAAGGTGGACTGGAAAGCCTCGACCAATTGATGCGGAAGATTACGTACAAAACCCACCGTGTCCGTGAGCGTGTACTCGCGTCCGTCCGCGGTGTGAGAACGTCGGACGGTGGGGTCGAGGGTTGCAAAGAGCGCGTTTTCCACCAGCAGGCCAGCACTTGTGATGTGATTGAGTAGGCTCGATTTTCCCGCGTTGGTGTAGCCCACAATGGTAACGGAGGGTACCGAGTTGCGGCGGCGATTCGCGCGTTTTGCTTCGCGGGCTGGTTTCATTGCCGCGATCTGCTTGCGCAGCTTAGCCATCCGAGAGTGGATGCGTCGCCGATCTAGCTCAATTTTTGTCTCTCCGGGACC
Proteins encoded in this window:
- the miaA gene encoding tRNA (adenosine(37)-N6)-dimethylallyltransferase MiaA, translating into MRTTTSASDRDQKIDTLHVIVGPTGTGKSALSLDLAERIHATGRAAEIINADAMQLYRGMDIGTAKLTSAERRGITHHQMDTLGVTEESTVAAYQESTRKILSNLVQREIVPILVGGSGLYVSSVIFNFDFPARDQAVRARLERECEKQGPEELFRRLADRDPVAAANIGSQNIRRVIRALEVIEITGAPFSAALPQEPVPWMPLNIVGLHEDRAVLTSRLDKRVLDMWDQGLLEEVEGLIPEGIEHGITASRAIGYAQALAQLRGDATRDEAIALTQSLTRRYSRRQVSWFKRYQDLNWIHASDPQRLERVLAHPPDRLKR
- the dapF gene encoding diaminopimelate epimerase encodes the protein MTSINFVKGHGTGNDFVLFADPDGTTELTPQEIVWLCDRNFGVGADGLIRVVRSENIIDGAQSLAEDEAAEWFMDYWNSDGSPSEMCGNGVRVFAHFLLTEGLAHNEPGETLVVGTRAGVKDVQRNRNGYQVDMGRWKLDGGEPLVRARDLDVARPGLGINVGNPHVVVALSSVEELERLDLSSAPQLTPEVPHGANVEFVVPGDPPVADGVGQVRMRVHERGSGETLSCGTGAVAAALAVRHWAGKNAPHHWRVDVPGGRVAVRMFPTEEGEHVALSGPAELVFRGTVTLP